A DNA window from Burkholderia sp. HI2500 contains the following coding sequences:
- a CDS encoding deoxynucleoside kinase, with amino-acid sequence MTPTPLTVTAPDLRAPHRYLVIEGPIGVGKTTLARLLGERWSMQTLLERPQDNPFLERFYRDTARYALPVQLSFALQRAQQARELIGALDTGRPVIADFMPQKNDIFARLNLPEDEWQLYRSVATHVDVPQAPSPDLVVYLQASPEVLFSRIQKRGLPMELQISDAYLRSLVDAYNEFFYHYDRTPVLTVAAEHLNPLDSPEDLALLVERIETMRGRKEFFVKGETTR; translated from the coding sequence ATGACCCCGACTCCCCTCACCGTCACCGCGCCCGACCTGCGCGCCCCGCACCGCTATCTCGTGATCGAAGGCCCGATCGGCGTCGGCAAGACGACGCTCGCGCGCCTGCTCGGCGAACGCTGGTCGATGCAGACGCTGCTCGAGCGCCCGCAGGACAACCCGTTCCTCGAACGCTTCTATCGCGATACCGCGCGCTACGCGCTGCCCGTGCAGCTGTCGTTCGCGCTGCAGCGCGCGCAGCAGGCACGCGAGCTGATCGGTGCGCTCGACACGGGCCGCCCGGTCATCGCCGATTTCATGCCGCAGAAGAACGACATCTTCGCGCGGCTGAACCTGCCGGAAGACGAGTGGCAGCTCTACCGCTCGGTCGCGACGCACGTGGACGTGCCGCAGGCGCCGTCGCCCGATCTCGTCGTCTACCTGCAGGCGAGCCCCGAAGTGCTGTTCTCGCGCATCCAGAAGCGCGGGCTGCCGATGGAGCTGCAGATCAGCGATGCGTACCTGCGCTCGCTCGTCGACGCGTACAACGAATTCTTCTACCACTACGACCGCACGCCGGTGCTGACGGTCGCCGCGGAACACCTGAATCCGCTGGATTCCCCCGAAGATCTCGCCCTGCTGGTCGAGCGCATCGAGACGATGCGCGGCCGCAAGGAATTCTTCGTCAAGGGCGAGACGACGCGCTGA
- a CDS encoding HAD family hydrolase gives MTNLALFDLDHTLIPTDSDHEWGRFMVKLGIVDAESFSRQNDQFFADYKAGKLDIHAYLTAMITPLAKYSRAQLAEWHDQYMHEVIRPAMTPAALELVRKHLDAGDLCCVVTATNEFITRPIASAFGVDTLIACEVETTDGHPDSPYTGRPTGTPSYREGKIVRTEAWLASLGKQWSDFPHTYFYSDSHNDIPLLEKVTDPIATNPDDTLRAHASNRGWRILDLF, from the coding sequence ATGACTAATCTGGCACTCTTTGACCTCGATCACACGCTGATCCCGACCGATAGCGACCACGAATGGGGCCGCTTCATGGTGAAGCTCGGCATCGTCGACGCGGAAAGCTTCTCGCGTCAGAACGATCAGTTCTTCGCCGACTACAAGGCCGGCAAGCTCGACATCCACGCGTACCTCACGGCGATGATCACGCCGCTCGCGAAGTATTCGCGCGCGCAGCTGGCCGAATGGCACGATCAGTACATGCACGAGGTGATCCGGCCCGCCATGACACCCGCCGCGCTCGAGCTCGTGCGCAAGCACCTCGATGCGGGCGACCTGTGCTGCGTCGTGACGGCGACCAACGAATTCATCACGCGCCCGATCGCGTCCGCGTTCGGCGTCGACACGCTGATCGCCTGCGAGGTCGAAACGACCGACGGGCATCCCGATTCGCCGTACACGGGCCGGCCGACCGGCACGCCGAGCTATCGCGAAGGCAAGATCGTGCGGACCGAAGCGTGGCTCGCGTCGCTCGGCAAGCAATGGAGCGACTTCCCGCACACCTATTTCTACAGCGACTCGCACAACGACATCCCGTTGCTCGAGAAAGTCACCGACCCGATCGCGACCAACCCTGACGACACGCTGCGCGCGCATGCAAGCAACCGCGGCTGGCGCATCCTCGATCTCTTCTGA
- a CDS encoding BPSL0067 family protein yields MAHVYEKAAELVGQKLAGDGECVALVKIYTSVGPTAIWRPEKKASGDWSIRAGTVIATFENDRYPSRSHGNHAAFYLCQDVRGIHVVEQWRSLKAIQRRCIPFKGKDKNGRYIDPSNNADAFSVVK; encoded by the coding sequence ATGGCTCATGTGTATGAGAAGGCGGCCGAACTCGTCGGGCAAAAGCTGGCGGGCGACGGCGAATGCGTCGCGCTGGTCAAAATTTATACTTCCGTCGGCCCCACCGCCATCTGGCGCCCGGAAAAAAAAGCAAGCGGCGACTGGAGTATTCGCGCCGGAACCGTGATTGCAACTTTCGAGAATGATCGCTACCCAAGCCGATCGCATGGCAATCATGCGGCGTTCTATCTGTGCCAGGATGTGCGCGGTATCCACGTCGTTGAACAATGGCGCTCACTCAAGGCAATTCAGAGGAGATGCATTCCGTTCAAAGGCAAAGACAAAAATGGCCGTTACATCGACCCGAGCAATAACGCCGATGCATTTTCTGTCGTGAAATGA
- the purM gene encoding phosphoribosylformylglycinamidine cyclo-ligase gives MNPPKSAPDAQGLSYRDAGVDIDAGDALIDKIKPFAKKTLRDGVLGGIGGFGALFEVPKKYKEPVLVSGTDGVGTKLKLAFHLNKHDTVGQDLVAMSVNDILVQGAEPLFFLDYFACGKLDVDTAATVVKGIAQGCELSGCALIGGETAEMPGMYPDGEYDLAGFAVGAVEKSKIIDGSTIAEGDVVLGLASSGIHSNGFSLVRKIIERANPDLSADFHGRSLADALMAPTRIYVKPLLALMQKLSVKGMAHITGGGLVENIPRVLREGLTAELDQNAWPLPPLFKWLQEHGGVADAEMHRVFNCGIGMAVIVSAADADAAIADLTAAGEQVWKIGTVRATREGEAQTVVV, from the coding sequence ATGAATCCTCCGAAATCCGCTCCCGACGCTCAGGGTCTGTCCTATCGCGACGCAGGTGTCGACATCGACGCGGGCGACGCACTCATCGACAAGATCAAGCCTTTTGCGAAGAAAACCCTGCGCGACGGCGTGCTCGGCGGCATCGGCGGGTTCGGCGCGCTGTTCGAAGTGCCGAAGAAGTACAAGGAGCCCGTGCTCGTATCGGGCACCGACGGCGTGGGCACCAAGCTCAAGCTGGCGTTTCATCTGAACAAACACGACACCGTCGGCCAGGATCTCGTCGCGATGAGCGTGAACGACATCCTCGTGCAGGGCGCCGAGCCGCTGTTCTTCCTCGACTACTTCGCGTGCGGCAAGCTCGACGTCGACACCGCCGCAACGGTCGTCAAGGGCATCGCGCAGGGTTGCGAACTGTCGGGCTGCGCGCTGATCGGCGGTGAGACGGCCGAAATGCCGGGCATGTACCCGGACGGCGAATACGACCTGGCCGGCTTCGCGGTCGGCGCGGTCGAGAAGAGCAAGATCATCGACGGCAGCACGATCGCCGAAGGCGACGTGGTGCTGGGCCTCGCATCGAGCGGCATCCACTCGAACGGCTTCTCGCTCGTGCGCAAGATCATCGAGCGCGCGAACCCCGACCTGTCGGCCGATTTCCACGGCCGCTCGCTGGCCGACGCGCTGATGGCCCCCACGCGCATCTACGTGAAGCCGCTGCTCGCACTGATGCAGAAGCTGTCGGTGAAGGGCATGGCGCACATCACGGGCGGCGGTCTCGTCGAGAACATTCCGCGCGTGCTGCGCGAAGGCCTCACCGCCGAGCTCGACCAGAACGCATGGCCGCTGCCGCCGCTGTTCAAGTGGCTGCAGGAGCACGGCGGTGTCGCCGATGCCGAAATGCACCGCGTGTTCAACTGCGGCATCGGCATGGCCGTGATCGTGTCGGCGGCCGATGCCGACGCAGCGATCGCCGACCTGACCGCCGCCGGCGAACAGGTGTGGAAGATCGGCACCGTGCGTGCGACCCGCGAAGGCGAGGCGCAGACGGTCGTGGTCTGA
- the panB gene encoding 3-methyl-2-oxobutanoate hydroxymethyltransferase encodes MTYLQESSRPAVTVPKLQAMRDAGEKIAMLTCYDASFAALLDRSGVDVLLIGDSLGNVLQGHTTTLPVSLDDIAYHTACVARAQPRALIMADLPFGTYGTPAEAFASSVKLMRAGAQMVKLEGGEWLAETVRFLVERAVPVCAHVGLTPQSVHAFGGFKVQGKTEAGAAQLLRDARAVEAAGAQVVLLEAVPTLIGSEVTQMLRVPTIGIGAGADCSGQVLVLHDMLGVFPGKRPRFVKDFMQGEPNIQAAVEAYVRAVKDGSFPGPEHSF; translated from the coding sequence ATGACCTATCTCCAGGAATCGAGCCGGCCTGCCGTCACGGTGCCCAAGCTGCAGGCAATGCGCGACGCCGGCGAGAAGATCGCGATGCTCACCTGCTACGACGCGAGCTTTGCCGCACTGCTCGACCGTTCGGGCGTCGACGTGCTGCTGATCGGCGATTCGCTCGGCAACGTGCTGCAGGGCCACACGACCACGCTGCCCGTGTCGCTCGACGACATCGCGTATCACACCGCCTGCGTCGCCCGCGCGCAGCCGCGCGCGCTGATCATGGCCGACCTGCCGTTCGGCACGTACGGCACGCCGGCCGAGGCATTCGCAAGCAGCGTCAAGCTGATGCGCGCTGGTGCGCAGATGGTCAAGCTCGAAGGCGGCGAATGGCTCGCCGAGACGGTCCGCTTCCTCGTCGAGCGCGCGGTGCCCGTGTGTGCGCACGTGGGCCTCACGCCGCAGTCGGTGCACGCGTTCGGCGGCTTCAAGGTGCAAGGCAAGACCGAAGCCGGCGCCGCGCAACTGCTGCGCGACGCGCGTGCGGTCGAAGCGGCCGGGGCGCAGGTCGTCCTGCTCGAAGCCGTGCCGACGCTGATCGGGTCCGAGGTCACGCAGATGCTGCGCGTGCCGACGATCGGCATCGGTGCAGGCGCCGACTGCTCGGGCCAGGTGCTCGTGCTGCACGACATGCTCGGCGTGTTCCCCGGCAAGCGGCCGCGCTTCGTGAAGGATTTCATGCAGGGCGAGCCGAACATCCAGGCGGCCGTCGAAGCATACGTGCGCGCGGTGAAGGATGGTTCGTTCCCGGGCCCGGAACACTCGTTCTGA
- the hda gene encoding DnaA regulatory inactivator Hda — MSRQLTLDLGTPPPATFDNFIMNEENDELISRLQKLDLALAAGPVPDRSFYIWGEPGCGRTHLLQALVSDASYGYARYLTPQSPLGAFTFDPRIGIYAIDDCDRMSDTQQVALFNLFNEVRAHPSSAFVAAGPAAPLALDVREDLRTRLGWGLVFHLSPPSDAGKIAVLKLAAKERGIALTDDIAAYLLTHFRRDMPSLMALLDALDRFSLEQKRAVTLPLLRRMLARPGDDITPPGTGPNRFE; from the coding sequence GTGTCTCGTCAACTGACGCTCGATCTCGGCACGCCGCCGCCCGCCACGTTCGACAACTTCATCATGAACGAGGAGAACGACGAGCTCATCTCGCGCCTGCAGAAGCTCGACCTCGCGCTCGCGGCGGGCCCCGTGCCGGACCGGTCGTTCTACATCTGGGGCGAGCCCGGCTGCGGCCGCACCCATCTGCTGCAGGCGCTCGTGAGCGACGCGTCGTACGGCTATGCGCGCTACCTGACGCCGCAGAGCCCGCTCGGCGCGTTCACGTTCGACCCGCGCATCGGCATCTACGCGATCGACGACTGCGACCGGATGAGCGACACGCAGCAGGTCGCGCTGTTCAACCTGTTCAACGAAGTGCGCGCGCACCCGTCGAGCGCGTTCGTCGCGGCGGGCCCCGCGGCGCCGCTCGCGCTCGACGTGCGCGAGGATCTCCGCACGCGCCTCGGCTGGGGGCTCGTGTTCCACCTGTCGCCGCCGTCCGACGCCGGCAAGATCGCCGTGCTCAAGCTCGCGGCGAAGGAGCGCGGAATCGCGCTCACCGACGACATCGCCGCCTACCTGCTGACCCATTTCCGCCGCGACATGCCGAGCCTGATGGCGCTGCTCGACGCGCTCGACCGCTTCTCGCTCGAGCAGAAACGCGCCGTCACGCTGCCGTTGCTGCGCCGCATGCTGGCGCGTCCCGGCGACGACATCACACCACCGGGCACGGGCCCGAACCGCTTCGAGTAA
- the pcnB gene encoding polynucleotide adenylyltransferase PcnB gives MIKKFIRKLLGQDETEQTSPATAPADEAAPATPRAPKGARGGGAKKPRSNHEPTVVPASVHGINPALISKNAVRVTDTLQQAGFRAFIVGGAVRDLLLGIAPKDFDVATDATPTEVQRLFRRARLIGRRFQIVHVQFGQELIEVSTFRALVDAPPEAAAAEPPKRLKRDELDRRTHAVDASGRVLRDNVWGEQHEDAARRDFTINAMYYDPSTQTVLDYHDGMADVRARLLRMIGDPATRFREDPVRMLRVVRFAAKLGFEIEPHTREPINALADLINNVPAARLFDEMLKLLLSGHALACLQRLRKEGLHHGLLPLLDVVLEQPQGEKFITLALNNTDARVRAGKPVSPGFLFATLLWHDMRQRFEQYTAEGEIPVPALHRAMDDVLDMQTEKLAIHKRYSADMREIWGLQLRLEKRSGRSAMRLLEHQRFRAGYDFLLLRCESGELDMEVGQWWTDFIEGDAAAREALLTQGGTKEKSPRKRRRRGGVRNRKPGEGAAEPAPDASGGSDD, from the coding sequence GTGATCAAAAAATTCATCCGCAAGCTGCTCGGCCAGGACGAAACCGAGCAAACGTCTCCCGCAACGGCCCCGGCCGACGAAGCGGCCCCTGCTACCCCGCGCGCCCCGAAGGGCGCCCGCGGCGGCGGCGCGAAGAAACCGCGCAGCAACCATGAACCGACCGTCGTGCCGGCCAGCGTGCACGGCATCAACCCGGCGCTGATCTCGAAGAATGCCGTGCGCGTGACCGACACGCTGCAGCAGGCGGGCTTCCGTGCCTTCATCGTCGGCGGTGCGGTACGCGACCTGCTGCTCGGCATCGCGCCGAAGGACTTCGACGTCGCGACCGACGCCACGCCGACCGAGGTGCAGCGCCTGTTCCGCCGCGCACGCCTGATCGGCCGCCGCTTCCAGATCGTCCACGTGCAGTTCGGCCAGGAGCTGATCGAGGTCTCGACGTTCCGCGCGCTGGTCGATGCGCCGCCCGAGGCGGCCGCTGCCGAGCCGCCGAAGCGCCTGAAGCGCGACGAACTCGATCGCCGCACGCATGCGGTGGACGCGAGCGGCCGCGTGCTGCGCGACAACGTGTGGGGCGAGCAGCACGAAGACGCCGCGCGCCGCGACTTCACGATCAACGCGATGTACTACGACCCGTCGACGCAGACGGTGCTCGACTACCACGACGGGATGGCCGACGTGCGCGCCCGCCTGTTGCGGATGATCGGCGATCCGGCCACGCGCTTCCGCGAGGATCCGGTGCGGATGCTGCGCGTCGTGCGCTTCGCGGCCAAGCTCGGTTTCGAGATCGAGCCGCATACGCGCGAACCGATCAACGCGCTCGCCGACCTAATCAACAACGTGCCGGCCGCGCGCCTGTTCGACGAAATGCTGAAGCTGCTGCTGTCGGGCCACGCGCTCGCGTGCCTGCAGCGGCTGCGCAAGGAGGGCCTGCACCACGGGCTGCTGCCGCTGCTCGACGTCGTGCTCGAACAGCCGCAGGGCGAGAAGTTCATCACGCTCGCGCTGAACAACACCGATGCACGCGTGCGCGCCGGCAAGCCGGTCTCGCCGGGCTTCCTGTTCGCGACGCTGCTGTGGCACGACATGCGCCAGCGCTTCGAGCAATACACGGCCGAAGGCGAAATCCCGGTGCCGGCGCTCCATCGCGCGATGGACGACGTGCTCGACATGCAGACCGAGAAACTCGCGATCCACAAGCGTTACTCGGCCGACATGCGCGAGATCTGGGGCCTGCAGCTGCGTCTCGAGAAACGCTCGGGCCGCAGCGCGATGCGGCTGCTGGAACACCAAAGGTTTAGAGCGGGGTATGATTTCCTCCTGTTACGCTGCGAATCCGGCGAGCTCGATATGGAAGTCGGACAGTGGTGGACGGATTTCATCGAAGGCGACGCGGCCGCTCGCGAGGCATTGCTCACGCAGGGCGGCACGAAGGAAAAATCGCCCCGCAAGCGGCGCCGCCGCGGCGGCGTGCGAAACCGCAAGCCGGGTGAAGGTGCCGCCGAGCCGGCACCGGACGCCTCGGGCGGTTCCGACGACTGA
- the folK gene encoding 2-amino-4-hydroxy-6-hydroxymethyldihydropteridine diphosphokinase, whose amino-acid sequence MTVAYIGLGANLGDARQTLKDAVVCLAQQRTISILGKSSLYRTAPFEAGGDDYYNCVVKLDTTLSARELLALCQKIEHHFGRERPYRNAPRTLDLDILLFGDDSIDEPDLIVPHPRLTDRAFALVPLVEIEPALDIPARGRADTFLAAVADQRVEKVQTCQCLMQKALAASEDADKNRCR is encoded by the coding sequence ATGACGGTTGCATATATCGGACTGGGGGCGAATCTCGGCGATGCGCGCCAGACCCTGAAGGACGCGGTGGTGTGCCTTGCGCAGCAGCGCACCATCTCGATCCTCGGCAAATCGAGCCTGTATCGCACGGCGCCCTTCGAAGCGGGCGGCGACGACTACTACAACTGCGTCGTCAAGCTCGACACGACGCTGTCGGCCCGCGAGCTGCTCGCGCTGTGCCAGAAGATCGAACATCACTTCGGCCGCGAGCGCCCGTATCGCAATGCGCCGCGCACGCTCGATCTCGACATCCTGCTGTTCGGCGACGATTCGATCGACGAGCCTGACCTGATCGTCCCGCATCCGCGCCTCACCGACCGTGCGTTCGCGCTCGTGCCGCTCGTCGAGATCGAGCCGGCACTCGACATCCCCGCGCGCGGCCGGGCCGACACCTTCCTCGCCGCCGTCGCGGACCAGCGCGTCGAGAAGGTGCAGACCTGCCAGTGCCTGATGCAGAAGGCGCTCGCTGCCAGCGAAGACGCCGACAAGAACCGCTGCCGATGA